One stretch of Comamonas testosteroni DNA includes these proteins:
- a CDS encoding flagellar protein FliT, translating to MEHTLIDFYRAIEESSAKMLQAAQAKDWDGVARYEGTCAVLIEQLRFRSRDEKLAPELRKEKARIMQRILRNDAQIRVLAEPWLASFEHMFDGQPHVMH from the coding sequence ATGGAGCACACATTGATCGACTTCTACCGGGCCATAGAGGAAAGCAGTGCCAAGATGCTGCAGGCCGCCCAGGCCAAGGACTGGGATGGTGTTGCGCGCTATGAGGGCACTTGTGCCGTGCTGATCGAGCAGCTGCGCTTTCGCTCTCGCGATGAAAAGCTGGCGCCCGAACTGCGCAAGGAAAAGGCGCGCATCATGCAGCGTATCTTGCGCAACGATGCCCAGATTCGCGTGCTGGCCGAGCCCTGGCTGGCGAGTTTCGAGCATATGTTCGACGGTCAGCCGCATGTGATGCACTGA